In the genome of Cydia strobilella chromosome Z, ilCydStro3.1, whole genome shotgun sequence, one region contains:
- the LOC134755069 gene encoding 4'-phosphopantetheine phosphatase, producing the protein MEHFGLSHILQEPDKYNPDTLDLLVDDEAREYWLNTCERLVERNVNYALANTDDPTVEIRALKYKTCYVEALKELKINPLAHGQLTIRLLLDINETCLRSQGFFDLWKQQKKYDNENALAMLSSRLSEIDAIPNDRQRWVELCRGVLAGNMFDCGAQAVAAILDCGLYGALQKIQNRPWLYDGLDKWLDKLETTVHRCAAMFVDNSGVDIVLGVVPFVRALILRGTSVILCANEWPALNDVTNVELEDIVQQAALICPVISGALAVGDLVVRSSGQRGPCLDLRTIHIGLCTEMKMRGVDLIILEGMGRAVHTNFKKINTRFAVDSLKLAVVKNAWLAQRLGGPLFSVIFIYEDKPTQP; encoded by the exons ATGGAACACTTCGGTCTCTCACACATCTTGCAAGAACCGGATAAATATAATCCAGATACTTTGGACTTGCTGGTCGACGATGAGGCGAGAGAATATTGGCTCAACACCTGCGAAAGACTTGTAGAAAGAAATGTGAATTACGCACTGGCCAACACGGATGATCCGACTGTAGAAATACGAGCACTAAAATACAAGACATGTTACGTGGAGGCCCTTAAAGAGTTGAAAATTAATCCact tgcTCATGGGCAGTTGACAATACGATTACTTCTTGACATCAACGAAACATGCCTTCGTTCTCAGGGGTTCTTTGATTTGTGGAAACAACAGAAGAAATATGATAATGAAAATGCACTTGCTATGCTTAGTTCAAGATTGTCTGAAATTGATGCAATACCCAATGATCGACAGCGCTGGGTAGAACTTTGTAGAGGAGTTCTAGCAG GTAACATGTTTGATTGTGGAGCCCAGGCTGTTGCTGCCATTTTAGACTGCGGACTGTATGGCGCTttgcaaaaaatacaaaacagacCATGGCTTTATGATGGTCTTGATAAATGGCTGGATAAATTAGAG ACCACTGTTCATCGCTGCGCAGCTATGTTTGTGGACAACAGTGGTGTAGACATAGTTCTAGGAGTTGTGCCATTTGTGCGCGCATTGATACTGCGAGGCACCTCTGTTATTTTGTGTGCTAATGAGTGGCCAGCTCTCAATGATGTCACTAATGTTGAGCTTGAAGACATTGTGCAGCAGGCTGCATTAATTTGTCCGGTTATATCAGGTGCACTTGCTGTGGGAGATCTAGTTGTAAGATCCAGTGGGCAGAGAGGACCCTGTCTCGATCTCAGGACTATTCATATAG GTCTTTGTACTGAAATGAAGATGCGTGGGGTGGATTTGATTATATTGGAAGGAATGGGAAGAGCTgtacatacaaattttaaaaagatTAATACAAGATTTGCAGTGGATTCACTGAAGTTAGCTGTAGTAAAGAATGCATGGTTGGCACAACGTCTTGGCGGGCCATTGTTCtctgtcatttttatttatgaagACAAACCAACACAACCATAA